The segment GTCCGCAGATGGACCGCGCGCGCTGGCCCGAGCTGAAGCAGCGGCTGGCCGCGGTGTTCAAGACGAAGACGCGCGCGCAGTGGTGCCAGATCATGGAAGGCAGCGACGTCTGCTTCGCGCCGGTGCTCTCGATCTCGGAGGCGCGCCGCCACCCGCACAACGTCGCGCGCGGCAGCTTCGTCGCGCTCTCCGGCGTCGAGCAGCCGCGGCCGTCGCCGCGCTTCAGCCGCACGGACTCGGGCATCCAGAGGCCGCCGGCGCGCGTGGGGGAGCACACCGACGAGGCGCTGGCCGACTGGGGCTTCGGTGCCGACGAGATCGCGAAGCTTCGCGAGGCGAAGGCGATCGGCTAGAAGCGGCTGGCCGCGGATCACTCCGCGAGCATCCGCTCCTCGACGAAGCTCTGGATTCCGCGGCTCGCCGGAACGGAGAGATTGCGGAACACGAGCCCGACCTCCTGCACGCGCCGATAGACGGTCCGACCGACGATCTCGAGCTTTCCGTAGCGCGGCAGCTCGAACTCCAGCGCGACCTCCTCGCCCGCGTCGGGCGGGTTCTCGCGGCGAAGCAGGCAGCCCCCGCGCGAGAGCGAGACGACCCGCGCCTCCTCGCTTCCCGCAGAACCCCGCACGCGCGCGGGAATGCTGGTCGCGACGCGCGGCGTGGCGCGGGGATTCGGCTCGAGCGCCGTCTGCACCAGCCGGTACAGGTCGTGAAAGCCGGCGGGGCGCTCGATCGATCCGATCGCGCTCGCCGCCCAGGGCACGTTCTGCCCCCGGGAGTAGAGCAGGATTCCCGGCAGACCGGAGAGCTCGCTCGCGCGCTCGACGTCGACGATCACCAGATCGGGCGAGCGCCCGACGTGGGCGTAGTGCGCCTCCCAGCGATCCTCCGACACCACGGAGTAGCCGGCCTGCGACAGCTTCAGACGCGCGAGCGGCACGTAGCTCTGCGGCGGAGCGAGCGAGAGGATCACGCGCGGGTGCAGTTTCTCGGTCACGAGTCTTTCTCGGCGACGGAGCAGAAGCGATTTAGAGCCCGCGCGAAGTCGCATTGCCCGTTTGCGTCCGGTGTGCGACGGATCCGCCAGCGGCGGCTCGAGATGGCCGGCTACGGGAGCTCGACGGTCG is part of the Deltaproteobacteria bacterium genome and harbors:
- a CDS encoding PilZ domain-containing protein, with the translated sequence MRLRAGSKSLLLRRRERLVTEKLHPRVILSLAPPQSYVPLARLKLSQAGYSVVSEDRWEAHYAHVGRSPDLVIVDVERASELSGLPGILLYSRGQNVPWAASAIGSIERPAGFHDLYRLVQTALEPNPRATPRVATSIPARVRGSAGSEEARVVSLSRGGCLLRRENPPDAGEEVALEFELPRYGKLEIVGRTVYRRVQEVGLVFRNLSVPASRGIQSFVEERMLAE